A single window of Oreochromis aureus strain Israel breed Guangdong linkage group 7, ZZ_aureus, whole genome shotgun sequence DNA harbors:
- the LOC116331008 gene encoding cocaine- and amphetamine-regulated transcript protein-like: MWARAVLCAVLLSALCPAGKTEAERDEREVQDYHNSNRLLGALHEVLERLQTKRINPWEKKYGQVPSCDLGEYCAIRKGSRIGKMCDCPRGAFCNFFLLKCL; this comes from the exons atgtgggCACGAGCTGTGTTGTGCGCGGTGCTACTATCTGCGCTGTGTCCAGCGGGGAAGACGGAAGCCGAGAGGGACGAGAGAGAAGTGCAGGACTACCACAACTCCAACAGACTG cttGGCGCGCTGCATGAAGTGCTGGAGAGACTGCAAACCAAGAGGATTAATCCCTGGGAGAAGAAGTATGGACAGGTCCCCTCT TGTGATCTTGGGGAATACTGTGCCATCAGGAAAGGATCTCGGATTGGGAAGATGTGCGACTGTCCCCGAGGAGCTTTCTGCAACTTCTTTCTCCTTAAGTGCTTATGA
- the c7h15orf40 gene encoding UPF0235 protein C15orf40 homolog — MFSCSGLAVAYIYRVKFLPSLQQARSVTLKAVTLSDLVLVLSCRYRAPLPGVALHRRHYSRNRQMPKKVKEQLAGCGGAAVAEACGPVTKDKSGAVTIRVHAKPGSKHSSITEVSTEAVSVAISAPPTDGEANAELIRYLAEVLDLKKSHISLDKGSRSRDKVIKVDSSLSPEEVLRKLREAVG, encoded by the exons ATGTTTTCCTGTTCAGGTCTTGCCGTAGCTTATATTTACCGTGTTAAATTTTTACCGTCTCTGCAGCAGGCTAGATCTGTCACTTTAAAGGCTGTAACGTTATCCGACCTTGTGCTGGTGCTCAGCTGCCGGTACAGAGCCCCTCTGCCCGGTGTCGCCCTGCACAGAAGGCACTACTCCAGAAACAGACAAATGCCCAAAAAG GTGAAAGAACAGCTGGCAGGTTGTGGAGGAGCTGCCGTAGCAGAAGCCTGTGGTCCAGTAACCAAAGACAAAAGTGGTGCTGTAACCATAAGAGTTCATGCAAAGCCCGgctccaaacacagcagcatcaCAG AAGTTTCTACAGAGGCAGTAAGTGTTGCCATTTCAGCACCACCTACAGATGGAGAGGCCAATGCTGAGCTTATTCGCTACCTGGCTGAGGTTCTGGACCTGAAGAAAAGTCACATATCTCTTGACAAG GGGTCCAGGTCCAGAGACAAAGTCATCAAAGTGGACTCTTCTCTCAGTCCAGAGGAGGTGTTGAGGAAGCTCAGAGAGGCTGTAGGCTGA